In a genomic window of Variovorax paradoxus:
- a CDS encoding ABC transporter permease: MFDFLLRIANLCRKELLAILKDPASRVILVVPALMQSLIFGYAATYDLSNVPYALLDQSHGAAATELVARLDGTGVFHRVATLRTQADIREIIDTQKALLVVQLGPDFEQRLAAGQRAPVQLILDARNSNTAGSAAGYVGAVVERYNAELRSRAGMAPAPLAVESRAWFNPNLETRWNLLPGMIAALSMVQTLLLTALSVAREREQGTFDQLLVTPMSPLEIMVGKALPPVLVGLVQSSLVLLVARFWFGIPMAGSLFTLYTGLVFFTVASVGIGLSISAVSANMQQAMLYTFVLLMPMMLLSGLTTPVRNMPELLQMATLANPLRFAIDLVQRVYLEGVGLSTVAANLVPLSVIAVVTLPLAAWLFRNRLA; encoded by the coding sequence ATGTTCGACTTCCTGCTGCGCATCGCCAACCTCTGCCGCAAGGAACTGCTCGCGATCCTCAAGGACCCCGCGAGCCGCGTGATCCTGGTCGTGCCGGCGCTGATGCAGAGCCTGATCTTCGGCTATGCCGCCACCTACGACCTGAGCAACGTGCCCTATGCGCTGCTCGACCAGAGCCATGGCGCCGCGGCCACCGAGCTGGTCGCGCGGCTCGACGGCACCGGTGTGTTCCACCGCGTCGCCACGCTGCGCACGCAGGCCGACATCCGCGAGATCATCGACACGCAGAAGGCGCTGCTGGTGGTGCAGCTCGGCCCCGACTTCGAGCAGCGGCTCGCGGCCGGCCAGCGCGCGCCGGTGCAGCTGATCCTCGATGCGCGCAACTCCAACACCGCGGGCTCGGCCGCGGGCTACGTGGGCGCGGTGGTCGAGCGCTACAACGCCGAGCTGCGCAGCCGCGCGGGCATGGCGCCGGCGCCGCTGGCCGTGGAGTCGCGCGCCTGGTTCAACCCCAACCTCGAGACGCGCTGGAACCTGCTGCCGGGCATGATCGCCGCGCTCAGCATGGTGCAGACGCTGCTCCTGACCGCGCTGTCGGTGGCGCGCGAGCGCGAACAGGGCACCTTCGACCAGCTGCTGGTGACGCCGATGTCGCCGCTCGAGATCATGGTCGGCAAGGCGCTGCCGCCGGTGCTGGTCGGACTGGTGCAGTCCTCGCTGGTGCTGCTGGTGGCGCGCTTCTGGTTCGGCATACCGATGGCGGGCTCGCTGTTCACGCTCTACACCGGGCTGGTGTTCTTCACCGTCGCGAGCGTGGGCATCGGGCTGTCGATCTCGGCGGTGTCGGCCAACATGCAGCAGGCCATGCTCTACACCTTCGTGCTGCTGATGCCGATGATGCTGCTGTCGGGCCTGACCACGCCGGTGCGCAACATGCCCGAGCTGCTGCAGATGGCGACGCTGGCCAATCCGCTGCGCTTCGCGATCGACCTGGTGCAGCGCGTCTACCTCGAGGGCGTCGGGCTCTCGACGGTGGCGGCCAATCTCGTTCCGCTCTCGGTCATCGCCGTGGTCACGCTGCCACTCGCCGCCTGGTTGTTCCGGAACCGGCTCGCCTGA
- a CDS encoding ABC transporter permease produces MSGFWSRLVSLTRKEFRQLLRDRSNLAIGILLPMVLILIFGYGMSLDVKHAPVAIVFEDASPGAQEAMAGLQLSPTLAPIPLASMHDAEQLMRERRIDAIVRVPSDFSRTLAAGQARVQVIVHGADAGRATIVLQYLNAAIGQSALRQADRGGNASAAPAIGSVTVEQRMWFNAANTSTWYLVPGLIVLIMTLVGAFLTALVMAREWERGTLEALFVTPVRPVEILLAKIVPYFAVGMLGLALCLLAARFLFAVPMYGSLVVVVLSSMLYLVVAVSLGLVISSITRNQFLASQVALIATFLPSMMLSGFLFDLRNTPLAVQVIGHALPATYFMELVKTLFLAGDVWPLIWRDCAILAAYAVGLLALARAVTRKRLD; encoded by the coding sequence ATGAGCGGTTTCTGGTCCCGCCTGGTCTCGCTCACGCGCAAGGAGTTCCGCCAGCTGCTGCGCGACCGCAGCAACCTCGCGATCGGCATCCTGCTGCCGATGGTGCTGATCCTGATCTTCGGCTACGGCATGTCGCTCGACGTCAAGCATGCGCCGGTGGCGATCGTGTTCGAGGACGCCTCGCCCGGCGCGCAGGAGGCGATGGCCGGGCTGCAGCTCTCGCCCACGCTCGCACCGATACCGCTGGCCTCGATGCACGATGCCGAGCAGCTGATGCGCGAGCGCCGCATCGACGCCATCGTGCGCGTGCCCTCGGACTTCTCGCGCACGCTCGCGGCCGGCCAGGCGCGCGTGCAGGTGATTGTGCATGGCGCCGACGCGGGCCGCGCGACCATCGTGCTGCAGTACCTCAACGCGGCCATCGGCCAGTCGGCGCTGCGCCAGGCCGACCGCGGCGGCAACGCCAGCGCCGCGCCCGCCATCGGCAGCGTGACGGTCGAGCAGCGCATGTGGTTCAACGCCGCCAACACCAGCACCTGGTACCTGGTGCCGGGGCTGATCGTGCTGATCATGACGCTGGTCGGCGCCTTCCTCACCGCGCTGGTGATGGCGCGCGAATGGGAGCGCGGCACGCTCGAGGCGCTGTTCGTCACGCCGGTGCGGCCGGTCGAGATCCTGCTGGCGAAGATCGTTCCCTACTTCGCGGTCGGCATGCTGGGGCTGGCGCTGTGCCTGCTGGCCGCGCGCTTCCTGTTCGCGGTGCCGATGTACGGCTCGCTGGTCGTGGTGGTGCTGAGCTCGATGCTCTACCTGGTCGTGGCGGTGAGCCTGGGCCTGGTGATCTCTTCGATCACGCGCAACCAGTTCCTCGCCAGCCAGGTGGCGCTGATCGCCACCTTCCTGCCCTCGATGATGCTGTCGGGCTTCCTGTTCGACCTGCGCAACACGCCGCTGGCGGTGCAGGTGATCGGGCATGCGCTGCCGGCTACCTACTTCATGGAGCTGGTCAAGACGCTGTTCCTCGCGGGCGACGTCTGGCCGCTGATCTGGCGCGACTGCGCCATCCTCGCCGCCTATGCGGTGGGCCTGCTGGCGCTGGCGCGCGCGGTCACGCGCAAGCGCCTGGACTGA
- a CDS encoding ABC transporter ATP-binding protein — MPSPSPAVLARGLHKRFVVKPAKKTVHALDDIALEVPPGTLTALVGPDGAGKTTLLRLMAGLLRVDAGELRVLGIDVAADPQAVQDRISYMPQRFGLYDDLSVQENLDLYADLHGVPRDERRARYGRLMEMTDLGRFTDRPAGKLSGGMKQKLGLACTLVRSPELLLLDEPTVGVDPLSRRELWQIVQQLVDDEKLSVIVSTAYLDEAERCARVFVLREGRLVAQGAPEEIRDRARGLCFVAAPPAGEPPRRLQARLLDARAEIVDAVPQGGEVRFVRRDDANEAGIDELLDGAAAEPVAPRLEDGFMTLLRTQEDPAPKPAEPIARQPVPSSSTPGDTVIEVKDLVRRFGDFTAVASTSFSVRRGEIFGLLGPNGAGKTTTFRMLCGLLPASGGQLRVAGVDLRHARAQARRRIGYVSQKFALYGNLSVRENLEFFGGAYGLRGARLRERMDAVLRQFDLAREIDAPSGQLPGGYRQRLAMATGLLHEPEILFLDEPTSGADPLARREFWRRITALAEAGTTVVITTHFMEEAEYCDRIVIQDAGRLLAIGTPREVRAQALGDEHGEHDARRIDMEQAFIGIVEKARKEKVHA, encoded by the coding sequence ATGCCGAGCCCCTCCCCCGCCGTCCTCGCGCGCGGCCTGCACAAGCGCTTCGTCGTCAAGCCCGCGAAGAAGACCGTGCACGCGCTCGACGACATCGCGCTCGAGGTGCCGCCCGGCACGCTGACCGCGCTGGTCGGCCCCGACGGCGCAGGCAAGACCACGCTGCTGCGGCTGATGGCCGGCCTGCTGCGCGTCGATGCCGGCGAGCTGCGCGTGCTCGGCATCGACGTGGCCGCCGATCCGCAGGCGGTGCAGGACCGCATCAGCTACATGCCGCAGCGCTTCGGCCTCTACGACGACCTCAGCGTGCAGGAGAACCTCGACCTCTATGCCGACCTGCACGGCGTGCCGCGCGACGAGCGGCGCGCGCGCTACGGCCGGCTGATGGAGATGACCGACCTCGGCCGCTTCACCGACCGGCCCGCGGGCAAGCTCTCGGGCGGCATGAAGCAGAAGCTCGGGCTGGCCTGCACGCTGGTGCGCTCGCCCGAGCTGCTGCTGCTCGACGAGCCCACGGTGGGCGTCGATCCGCTGTCGCGGCGCGAGCTGTGGCAGATCGTGCAGCAGCTGGTGGACGACGAGAAGCTCTCGGTCATCGTGAGCACCGCCTACCTCGACGAGGCCGAGCGCTGCGCGCGCGTGTTCGTGCTGCGCGAGGGACGGCTCGTGGCGCAGGGCGCGCCCGAAGAGATCCGCGACCGCGCGCGGGGCCTGTGCTTCGTGGCGGCGCCGCCGGCCGGCGAGCCGCCGCGACGGCTGCAGGCCCGGCTGCTCGATGCGCGCGCCGAGATCGTGGACGCGGTGCCGCAGGGCGGCGAGGTGCGCTTCGTGCGGCGCGACGACGCCAACGAGGCAGGCATCGACGAACTGCTCGATGGCGCGGCCGCCGAGCCCGTGGCGCCGCGGCTCGAGGACGGTTTCATGACGCTGCTGCGCACGCAGGAAGACCCGGCACCGAAGCCCGCCGAGCCGATCGCACGGCAGCCGGTGCCCTCCTCCTCCACGCCCGGCGACACCGTCATCGAGGTCAAGGACCTGGTGCGCCGCTTCGGCGACTTCACCGCCGTCGCCAGCACCAGCTTCAGCGTGCGCCGCGGCGAGATCTTCGGCCTGCTGGGCCCCAACGGCGCGGGCAAGACCACCACATTCCGCATGCTCTGCGGCCTGCTGCCGGCCAGCGGCGGGCAGCTGCGCGTGGCCGGCGTCGACCTGCGCCATGCGCGCGCGCAGGCACGCCGGCGCATCGGCTACGTCTCGCAGAAGTTCGCGCTCTACGGCAACCTCAGCGTGCGCGAGAACCTCGAATTCTTCGGCGGTGCCTACGGCCTGCGCGGGGCGCGACTGCGCGAACGCATGGACGCGGTGCTGCGCCAGTTCGACCTGGCGCGCGAGATCGACGCGCCCAGCGGCCAGTTGCCCGGCGGCTACCGCCAGCGCCTGGCGATGGCCACCGGCCTGCTGCACGAGCCCGAGATCCTGTTCCTCGACGAGCCCACCAGCGGCGCCGACCCGCTCGCGCGGCGCGAGTTCTGGCGCCGCATCACCGCGCTGGCCGAGGCCGGCACCACGGTCGTGATCACCACCCACTTCATGGAAGAGGCCGAGTACTGCGACCGCATCGTGATCCAGGACGCGGGCCGACTGCTGGCCATCGGCACGCCGCGCGAGGTGCGCGCGCAGGCGCTGGGCGACGAGCACGGCGAGCACGATGCGCGCCGCATCGACATGGAGCAGGCCTTCATCGGCATCGTCGAGAAGGCGCGAAAGGAAAAGGTGCATGCATGA
- a CDS encoding HlyD family efflux transporter periplasmic adaptor subunit: MNKKPLIALAVVVLAAAAAGAWYLGRSPAPSDRIVLHGNVDLRQVSLAFSGSERVAELAVREGDRVRAGQVIGRLDTRTLALRVAQSQARIGVQEQALLRLKTGSRPEEIAQAEAQVSAAQADAELAAQQLARLQAIGQSTAGRAVSQQDLESAQARRKVTQAQLDNARKARQLVVSGPRKEDIGQAQAQLEAARAELALMKHELEEGELKAPIDAVVRARLLEPGDMASPQRPAFTLAITDPKWVRAYVAEPDLGRIQAGQEASVTTDSQPDRAIAGKVGYIASVAEFTPKTVQTEELRSSLVYEIRVMVDDREDRLRLGMPATVTLRLDSASTTGR, encoded by the coding sequence ATGAACAAGAAACCCCTGATCGCCCTCGCCGTCGTCGTGCTGGCCGCCGCGGCCGCCGGCGCCTGGTACCTCGGCCGCTCGCCGGCACCGTCCGACCGCATCGTGCTCCACGGCAACGTCGACCTGCGCCAGGTATCGCTGGCCTTCAGCGGCAGCGAGCGCGTGGCCGAACTCGCGGTGCGCGAGGGCGACCGGGTGCGCGCCGGCCAGGTCATCGGCCGGCTCGACACCCGCACCCTGGCGCTGCGCGTGGCGCAGTCGCAGGCGCGCATCGGCGTGCAGGAACAGGCGCTGCTGCGGCTGAAGACCGGCAGCCGGCCCGAGGAGATCGCGCAGGCCGAGGCCCAGGTGAGCGCCGCCCAGGCCGATGCCGAGCTCGCGGCGCAGCAGCTCGCGCGGCTGCAGGCCATCGGCCAGTCGACCGCGGGCCGCGCGGTGAGCCAGCAGGACCTCGAGAGCGCGCAGGCGCGGCGCAAGGTCACGCAGGCCCAGCTCGACAACGCGCGCAAGGCGCGGCAGCTGGTGGTGAGCGGGCCGCGCAAGGAGGACATCGGCCAGGCCCAGGCCCAGCTCGAGGCGGCGCGCGCCGAGCTCGCGCTGATGAAGCACGAGCTCGAGGAGGGCGAGCTCAAGGCGCCGATCGACGCCGTGGTGCGCGCGCGGCTGCTCGAGCCTGGCGACATGGCCTCGCCGCAGCGGCCGGCCTTCACGCTCGCGATCACCGATCCCAAGTGGGTGCGGGCCTACGTGGCCGAACCCGACCTTGGCCGCATCCAGGCCGGGCAGGAAGCCAGCGTGACCACCGACAGCCAGCCCGATCGCGCGATCGCGGGCAAGGTGGGCTACATCGCCTCGGTGGCGGAGTTCACGCCCAAGACCGTGCAGACCGAGGAACTGCGCAGCAGCCTCGTCTACGAGATCCGCGTGATGGTCGACGACAGGGAGGACCGGCTGCGACTGGGCATGCCGGCCACGGTGACGCTGCGGCTGGACTCCGCTTCGACGACGGGCCGGTGA
- a CDS encoding CerR family C-terminal domain-containing protein — MASRSRSPRPTASSAPPAAEAESTARAPRADGNTTRAHILETAGRLFAERGFAASTSKEICTRAGTNMAAVNYHFGGRDGLYEAVLVEAHRQIVSVDELVAQAGSGADPRERLRAFLGHLVEMGHQPQAPWGFRVMLREALSPSSALPVLIQKAVLPKAKVVRGLIGEIMGLADDHPSVQRSVMFTVLPCIVLMVAPKELGQRVLPAVRETEALVDDLMRYVLAGLEAVAREAGGQTAAAPAAPVKAGRRR; from the coding sequence ATGGCCAGCCGCTCCCGTTCTCCTCGTCCGACCGCTTCCTCCGCACCGCCCGCCGCCGAGGCCGAGTCGACCGCGCGCGCGCCGCGCGCCGACGGCAACACGACCCGCGCGCACATCCTCGAGACCGCGGGCCGGCTGTTCGCCGAGCGCGGCTTCGCGGCCAGCACCAGCAAGGAGATCTGCACGCGCGCCGGCACCAACATGGCGGCGGTCAACTACCACTTCGGCGGCCGCGACGGCCTCTACGAAGCGGTGCTGGTCGAGGCGCACCGCCAGATCGTCAGCGTGGACGAACTGGTGGCGCAGGCCGGCAGCGGCGCCGATCCGCGCGAGCGGCTGCGCGCCTTCCTCGGCCACCTGGTCGAGATGGGCCACCAGCCGCAGGCGCCCTGGGGCTTTCGCGTGATGCTGCGCGAGGCGCTGTCGCCGTCGAGCGCGCTGCCGGTGCTGATCCAGAAGGCGGTGCTGCCCAAGGCCAAGGTGGTGCGCGGGCTGATCGGCGAGATCATGGGCCTGGCCGACGACCATCCCTCGGTGCAGCGCAGCGTGATGTTCACGGTGCTGCCGTGCATCGTGCTGATGGTCGCGCCCAAGGAGCTGGGCCAGCGCGTGCTGCCCGCGGTGCGCGAGACCGAGGCGCTGGTCGACGACCTGATGCGCTACGTGCTCGCGGGTCTCGAGGCGGTGGCGCGGGAAGCGGGCGGCCAGACCGCCGCCGCGCCCGCCGCGCCCGTCAAAGCTGGAAGGCGACGGTGA
- a CDS encoding PLDc N-terminal domain-containing protein, producing MPKNGFDWLPSPSQHFLVVTFALLVYVLTTRARREQRAPTTAIAWVMGLVLLPYLILPMYLLFGQRKLRPAGSPRPPRSALAGHWAADLIESFGLAPPGRSAIRLHADGEHARLALFEVIDGARERLDVCTFIIGNDELGRSVIERLARRAREGIKVRVLLDGFGALTLPRHHFDRLRAAGGEVAVFRPFFSLRRIGPRNLRNHRKFTIADDGWLWSGGRNLACEYFNGDAAHPEAWHDLSFDLRGSVAAAAARQFDHDWASVRSRKPRAITAEDVPEGPGAAMAQFLPSGPDQTEDTAHALLIDACFRAEHRLLAITPYFVPGDGLRDALRLAARRGVQVTIAIPAQSNHRLADFVRARAMRDLARAGVSFRMLPFMAHAKAVVVDDQLAMCGSINLDLRSLLLNHEANVVFYGEHEIEWLAEWIETTASAGEAYRARRPGLLRDVAEGLLLTVAFQL from the coding sequence ATGCCGAAAAACGGGTTCGACTGGCTTCCCTCTCCGTCCCAGCATTTCCTCGTCGTCACCTTCGCGCTGCTGGTCTACGTGCTGACCACCCGCGCACGCCGCGAGCAGCGCGCGCCCACCACCGCCATCGCGTGGGTCATGGGCCTGGTGCTGCTGCCCTACCTGATCCTGCCGATGTACCTGCTGTTCGGCCAGCGCAAGCTGCGCCCCGCGGGTTCGCCGCGGCCGCCGCGCTCGGCGCTGGCCGGCCACTGGGCCGCCGACCTGATCGAGAGCTTCGGCCTGGCGCCGCCCGGGCGCAGCGCGATCCGGCTGCATGCCGACGGCGAGCATGCGCGGCTCGCGCTGTTCGAGGTGATCGATGGCGCGCGCGAGCGGCTCGACGTCTGCACCTTCATCATCGGCAACGACGAACTCGGCCGCTCGGTGATCGAGCGGCTCGCGCGGCGCGCGCGCGAGGGCATCAAGGTGCGCGTGCTGCTCGACGGCTTCGGCGCGCTCACGCTGCCGCGCCACCACTTCGACCGGCTGCGCGCGGCCGGCGGCGAGGTGGCGGTGTTCCGGCCCTTCTTCAGCCTGCGCCGCATCGGCCCGCGCAACCTGCGCAACCACCGCAAGTTCACCATCGCCGACGACGGCTGGCTCTGGTCGGGCGGGCGCAATCTCGCCTGCGAGTACTTCAACGGCGACGCCGCCCATCCCGAGGCCTGGCACGACCTCTCGTTCGACCTGCGCGGCAGCGTGGCGGCCGCCGCGGCGCGCCAGTTCGACCACGACTGGGCCTCGGTGCGCAGCCGCAAGCCGCGTGCCATCACGGCCGAGGACGTGCCCGAGGGCCCCGGTGCCGCGATGGCGCAGTTCCTGCCGAGCGGCCCCGACCAGACCGAGGACACCGCGCATGCGCTGCTGATCGACGCCTGCTTCCGTGCCGAGCACCGGCTGCTCGCGATCACGCCCTACTTCGTGCCCGGCGACGGCCTGCGCGACGCGCTGCGGCTGGCCGCGCGGCGCGGGGTGCAGGTCACGATCGCGATTCCCGCGCAGTCGAACCACCGGCTGGCCGACTTCGTGCGCGCGCGCGCCATGCGCGATCTGGCGCGCGCCGGCGTGAGCTTTCGCATGCTGCCGTTTATGGCCCATGCCAAGGCGGTGGTGGTCGACGACCAGCTCGCGATGTGCGGCTCGATCAACCTCGACCTGCGCAGCCTGCTGCTGAACCACGAGGCCAATGTCGTGTTCTACGGCGAGCACGAGATCGAATGGCTGGCCGAGTGGATCGAGACCACGGCCTCGGCCGGCGAGGCCTATCGCGCGCGGCGCCCGGGCCTGCTGCGCGACGTGGCCGAGGGGCTGCTGCTCACCGTCGCCTTCCAGCTTTGA
- a CDS encoding glutathione S-transferase family protein, whose translation MTTHIFSGPLSMFGAKVQIAALEKGIAFELVMVPFDRDDNYSPRHPEVLRINPKGQVPVLIDDAVELFDSTQIFEYLEDRHPQPALWPAEAAARARARQLEHRSDEVFFPQVVRLFGLQEAMQSPPAVEACAACARFYGQLDTLLADDRAFLAGDYGYADIAFYMAHVFADRKGAGMTAETPRLVAWRDRVGERPAVRAVVDPMMDFLASQGRGVPAFLRR comes from the coding sequence ATGACGACCCACATCTTCTCCGGCCCCCTCAGCATGTTCGGCGCCAAGGTGCAGATCGCGGCGCTCGAGAAAGGCATCGCCTTCGAGCTCGTGATGGTGCCCTTCGATCGCGACGACAACTACAGCCCCAGGCACCCCGAGGTGCTGCGCATCAACCCCAAGGGCCAGGTGCCGGTGCTGATCGACGACGCGGTCGAGCTGTTCGACTCGACCCAGATCTTCGAGTACCTCGAGGACCGGCATCCGCAGCCCGCGCTGTGGCCCGCCGAAGCGGCCGCGCGGGCCCGCGCGCGCCAGCTCGAGCACCGCTCGGACGAGGTCTTCTTCCCGCAGGTGGTCAGGCTCTTCGGCCTGCAGGAGGCGATGCAGAGCCCGCCCGCGGTGGAGGCCTGCGCCGCCTGCGCGCGCTTCTACGGCCAGCTCGACACCCTGCTGGCCGACGACCGCGCGTTCCTGGCCGGCGACTACGGCTATGCCGACATCGCCTTCTACATGGCCCATGTGTTCGCCGATCGCAAGGGCGCGGGGATGACCGCCGAGACGCCGCGGCTCGTGGCCTGGCGCGACCGCGTCGGCGAGCGGCCCGCGGTGCGCGCGGTGGTCGACCCGATGATGGATTTCCTGGCCTCGCAGGGCCGCGGCGTGCCGGCCTTCCTTCGGCGCTGA